GCTCTGCTGGGCCAGGGTTCCGGTGAACGAGGCCCGGTAGGGGGGCGCCGGCAGCGCCCCGGCGGCCGGGGACGCCGCGGCCGGGGACGACGTGGTCGGCGACGACGTGGCGGGGGAGCTCCCCGCCCGGACCACGGCCGCCGCCGGCTGGGCGTGGCCGAGCAGCGACCGCGGGGTGCCGGCCCGCGCCGCCCACCCCGGCCGCAACGGACCGGTGGCCGTCCACGCCGCCAACGTCAGCACCGCCACCACGCTCACCGCGCCGGCCGCCACCCGGGCGCCGACCTGGGCCCGGCGCGTCACGGCCAGGCGCCAGCCGATCGACGCCAGCACCGACCCCACGCACACCACGACCAGCGCGATCACCCACCGCAGGCGGGGGTCCGTGCCCGTGCCGAGGCCGTGCACCACGGCGAGCGGCCAGCTGGCGTAGGAGAGCCAGTGCAGGGCCCGCCACGTCCGGGGATTGATCCGCTGTCGCAGCAGGCTCGAGATGGTGACCGCCGCCAGCAGGTCGACGGCGACGGTCCCGAGCCCCAGCCACAGGCGCCGGTACGAAGACGTGAACGGCACGACCACCGACAACCACCCGATCGGCGCGTAGGAGTCCGACACCGTGGTGACCACGTGGAGGGCGAGGAAGACGACGGCGAGCAGCGAGATCCGCCGGTGCAGGTCCCCGACGGCGAAGCGCGGCCAGCTCACCGTCGCGAACCGCATCGACGTGAGCACACCCAGGACCACGGTGCCGGTGAGCAGCACGAGCGCCACGATGCCCGTGGCCCTCGTCGTGTACCACAGCAGCTGCGAGGACGTGACGGCCGTCACCACGTGCCGGTCACCACCCGGTGCCGCCCGACGCCACCACGGGGGCGCTCCTCGTAGGGGCGGGCGCCGGCGCCGATCCGGTGCCGGTCACGCCCGCGCCGGTGTTGCCCGTCGTACCGGTGGCGCCCGTCGCGCCGGTGGCGCCCGTCGAAGCGACGGCGGGCCCCGTGGCACCGGCCCCACCCGTGGCGGCCGATCCCGACGAGCCGGAGCGACCCGGGATCTGGTGCGCCACCACGCCGATGATGACGGCCACCGCCGCGGCGGCACCCGCGGCGGTCACGCGAGACGTCCGGCGGACGCGTTCGAACACCTCGCTGCGCTGATCGTGCCGCCCCATCCCGTAGTGGGACGTGGTCATCGGGCATCACCTCGCCCCCATCGTGCACGGCGCACCATGACCGCATCATGAAGATCCCCTGAGAGGTCACTGAGAGCCCGCCCGGTTCGTGGTCGGCCCGGCGCAACGCGGGCCGAGCGAGAGATCACCCATGTCGCGCCGGCGCCCTACGCGAAATGGGAGGGCCGAAGCCCTCCGATCTCGCAGGGGGAGTGCGTCACATGCTCCCGGACACGACCGTAGGCGCAGGGGCGCCCCGAGGGCCACTGACCGTGGGGTCAGCGCGCCGCTTGCCGATGTCCGCCCGGACGGGCACCCACCGACCGCCCCTCAGGGCCGGACGATGACCTTCCCGGCGTCGGGGTCGCGCTCGAGCCGGGCGAAGCGCTCGGGGAGCTGCTCGAGGCTCACGGTCTCGGTCACCATCGGCAGGGCGTCGATGCGATGGCTGTCGAGGGCGTCGAGGGTGCTCGTGAAGTCCTCGCGGCCGTAGTAGATCGAGAAGCGCAGGTCGAGCTCCTTCCCGATGGCCCAGAACGGGAAGATCTCGTCGGTCTGGGGGCAGATGCCGACGACCACCACGCGCCCGTCGACCGCCGCCATCTCGATGGCCTGCTCGATCAGGCCCGGGCGGCCGCTGCACTCCACGACGACGCTCGGGCCGCCCCCGGTGGCCTCGGCCACCGCTCCCGCCACCGGGCCGTCACCGGGGTCGACCACGGCCGTCGCCCCCAGGCGCAGCGCCAGCCGGCGTCGCAGGGCCGACGGCTCGCTCACGGCCACGGACGCCACCCCCGTCGCCCGTGCCCAGGCCACCGCGGCCAGGCCGATGGGGCCGGCACCGAGCACGGCCACCCGGTCCTGCGCCGTCACCTGGCCGCGCCGGAAGGCGCGCCGCACCACGGCGAGCGGCTCCACCAGC
This is a stretch of genomic DNA from Acidimicrobiales bacterium. It encodes these proteins:
- a CDS encoding ferric reductase-like transmembrane domain-containing protein, translating into MTAVTSSQLLWYTTRATGIVALVLLTGTVVLGVLTSMRFATVSWPRFAVGDLHRRISLLAVVFLALHVVTTVSDSYAPIGWLSVVVPFTSSYRRLWLGLGTVAVDLLAAVTISSLLRQRINPRTWRALHWLSYASWPLAVVHGLGTGTDPRLRWVIALVVVCVGSVLASIGWRLAVTRRAQVGARVAAGAVSVVAVLTLAAWTATGPLRPGWAARAGTPRSLLGHAQPAAAVVRAGSSPATSSPTTSSPAAASPAAGALPAPPYRASFTGTLAQQSQAGGSVRIEIRARTAGTLSAVLDIVMNGAPDGSGGVVLDQSRATFGSPGAPTQYRGQIVQLDGARIVLGLRDGAASSLDLVVDVTINGSQVSGTFVSATGTGDDGGLGAGQ
- a CDS encoding alcohol dehydrogenase catalytic domain-containing protein, which codes for MRAAVLSAERPRLEMAEVPTPSPGPGEALLRVTGCGICGSDLHLASQLAEPGAVLGHEIAAEVAAVGDGVDASRWPTGTAVVARPFSGCGRCPYCIGGRADHCAQFQLIGLERPGGFAEFVTVRSDELFALPAAVSADEQPLVEPLAVVRRAFRRGQVTAQDRVAVLGAGPIGLAAVAWARATGVASVAVSEPSALRRRLALRLGATAVVDPGDGPVAGAVAEATGGGPSVVVECSGRPGLIEQAIEMAAVDGRVVVVGICPQTDEIFPFWAIGKELDLRFSIYYGREDFTSTLDALDSHRIDALPMVTETVSLEQLPERFARLERDPDAGKVIVRP